One window of Nostoc sp. C052 genomic DNA carries:
- a CDS encoding KGK domain-containing protein → MEDGFERLNHDEVVSIEPDTFNKLNIAKTFKVRDLITAIKEYIGAEETDEVNLYTQGLNCEVLQFSTQGWKKGKVRLALEFCSDESESPLDEIFQKLKQVEN, encoded by the coding sequence ATGGAAGATGGATTTGAGAGACTAAATCATGATGAAGTTGTGTCTATAGAACCAGACACTTTTAATAAGTTAAATATTGCTAAAACTTTTAAAGTCCGTGATTTGATTACAGCAATTAAGGAATATATTGGAGCAGAAGAGACAGATGAAGTAAATTTGTATACCCAAGGATTAAATTGTGAAGTTTTGCAATTTAGCACTCAGGGATGGAAAAAAGGAAAAGTTAGACTTGCTTTAGAATTTTGTTCTGATGAATCTGAGTCGCCACTGGATGAAATTTTTCAAAAACTCAAACAAGTGGAAAATTAA